Proteins co-encoded in one Funiculus sociatus GB2-C1 genomic window:
- a CDS encoding amidase family protein, whose product MLKSMKRTVTLVVAQTIALGLLPFGALAATFQLEEATVSEINKAFDAGAITSEQLIELYLNRIDTYDDSLNSIITVNSDALEIARALDIERQTTGPRSPLHGIPVILKDNYDTFDLPTTGGSITLEGSIPPDDAFLVKQLRDAGAIILAKANLSEFASSGGRDGYSSFGGQTLNPYNLVRGPAGSSGGTGAAIAANFGVIGTGSDTGGSIRSPSAHNGLVGIKPTLGLLSRDGIIPLALSFDTGGPMTRTVEDAAIALGIMTGIDPADPVTLESEGKFFKDYTQFLDKNALQGARIGVLQNFLGGNVEVDQLFEDAVDQLTDLGATIVETSYSKEFLEERSQISTLIFDSEFQPQIEAYLATLEGDYPKTLEEILAISTDPDVVNSDRSVAPGRIESYRRNLASGGLTNPDYIDAVENGIPLVRKTVLDLMDSNDLDALIYPTRNCPAVPIYTVEDPTYICDETVPAARNIANITGFPDVQVPMGFTSDGLPLTISLFGRAFSEPTLLGYAYAYEQTTKFRSPPPLFPALPGEEIEYETVPEPGMIPALAVLGISALGIKFVKRRNGQPQGTYKAILPVAYEEAVGNSAVVCVDANRL is encoded by the coding sequence ATGCTGAAAAGCATGAAGCGAACGGTTACTTTAGTAGTGGCTCAAACGATAGCGTTAGGACTCCTTCCCTTTGGAGCGTTAGCAGCAACGTTTCAACTAGAGGAAGCGACGGTCTCTGAAATTAACAAAGCGTTTGATGCAGGTGCAATAACATCAGAGCAATTGATTGAGCTATATCTCAATCGAATTGATACTTACGATGACAGTCTTAACTCAATTATCACGGTTAATTCAGATGCACTAGAAATTGCTAGAGCGTTAGATATAGAGCGTCAAACAACGGGCCCGAGAAGCCCACTGCATGGAATTCCAGTTATTCTCAAAGACAACTACGATACCTTTGATCTGCCTACTACTGGTGGATCAATTACCTTAGAAGGCTCAATTCCACCAGATGACGCTTTCCTCGTTAAACAATTGCGAGATGCAGGAGCGATTATCCTTGCTAAAGCTAACTTGAGCGAGTTTGCTTCTAGTGGAGGACGGGATGGATACAGCTCCTTTGGAGGGCAAACGTTAAATCCTTACAACTTGGTGCGTGGGCCCGCAGGGTCAAGCGGTGGTACTGGTGCTGCGATCGCTGCTAACTTTGGTGTAATCGGCACAGGAAGCGACACAGGTGGATCAATTCGTAGCCCGTCTGCTCATAATGGGCTTGTTGGAATTAAACCCACTTTAGGGCTATTGAGCCGTGATGGGATTATTCCATTAGCCTTGTCTTTCGATACTGGAGGACCGATGACAAGGACGGTAGAAGACGCTGCGATCGCTCTAGGAATTATGACAGGGATTGATCCTGCTGACCCTGTGACGCTTGAGAGCGAAGGTAAGTTTTTTAAGGATTATACGCAGTTTCTCGATAAGAATGCACTTCAAGGAGCGCGTATTGGCGTATTGCAAAACTTCTTAGGCGGCAACGTCGAGGTAGATCAGTTATTTGAGGATGCTGTTGACCAACTAACTGACTTAGGAGCAACCATTGTTGAGACAAGCTATTCTAAGGAATTTCTTGAGGAGCGGAGCCAGATATCAACGCTTATATTTGATTCAGAGTTTCAACCTCAGATTGAGGCGTATCTAGCTACGTTGGAGGGAGATTATCCCAAGACACTGGAAGAAATTCTAGCGATTAGTACTGATCCGGATGTCGTAAACTCCGATCGCTCTGTCGCACCTGGGCGTATTGAGTCATACAGGCGAAACCTGGCAAGTGGAGGGCTAACCAATCCCGATTACATTGATGCGGTCGAAAATGGTATTCCGCTTGTGAGGAAAACTGTTTTAGACCTAATGGATAGTAATGATCTTGATGCATTAATTTATCCAACTCGAAATTGTCCTGCTGTTCCCATTTACACGGTAGAAGACCCAACCTATATTTGTGATGAAACTGTCCCTGCTGCACGAAACATCGCGAACATTACCGGTTTCCCCGATGTTCAAGTGCCGATGGGTTTCACATCCGATGGGTTGCCGCTAACTATTTCTCTTTTTGGTCGTGCCTTCAGCGAACCCACATTGCTTGGATACGCTTACGCCTATGAACAAACAACAAAATTCCGTAGCCCACCACCACTTTTCCCTGCTCTTCCAGGAGAGGAGATTGAATACGAAACAGTACCCGAACCTGGCATGATTCCAGCTTTGGCTGTGCTAGGAATTAGCGCTCTTGGAATCAAATTCGTCAAGCGGCGTAACGGTCAACCCCAAGGAACGTACAAAGCGATTTTGCCTGTAGCTTACGAGGAAGCGGTTGGCAATTCAGCGGTTGTTTGTGTTGATGCAAACCGACTCTAA